A genomic window from bacterium includes:
- a CDS encoding CoA transferase translates to MEKSANIGPLAGVRVVDASRILAGPFCGMLLGDLGADVIKVERPGAGDETRSWGPPFVEQTGGASAGTGPPARDATYYLSINRNKRSLTLNLGMEAGRAVLARLVRGADVFVENFRPGTQAALGADWDALSRLNPRLVYCSISGFGPVGPDAKKLGYDLLMQGATGLMSTTGEAGGEPVRVGVAVVDLATGSTAAGAVLAALYARERTGRGQRVDASLLGTGVAWMTYAAQSFFATGRQPRPSGSGHPNLVPYQAFQGSDGRWFLVAVGTDEQWKRFCRALDLPHAADARLATNAGRVEHRQELIADLTRRFAEAPAAAWIERLEPAGVPAGPVRGLAEVFADPQVGALGLDVMLPHPAYGPLRTVGTAFRFSETPASLRLAPPLVGQHTDEVLAEIGYDAGEIARLRAAGAV, encoded by the coding sequence ATGGAGAAATCCGCCAATATCGGACCGCTCGCCGGCGTGCGTGTCGTCGACGCGTCGCGTATTCTGGCCGGGCCGTTCTGTGGCATGCTGCTCGGCGATCTCGGCGCGGACGTGATCAAAGTCGAACGGCCGGGCGCGGGCGACGAGACGCGCTCCTGGGGACCGCCGTTTGTGGAACAGACCGGCGGGGCGTCTGCGGGCACGGGGCCGCCCGCGCGCGACGCCACGTATTACCTCTCCATCAACCGTAACAAGCGGAGCCTGACCCTGAACCTCGGCATGGAAGCGGGTCGCGCGGTGCTCGCGCGGCTCGTGCGCGGCGCCGACGTCTTCGTGGAGAATTTCCGGCCGGGCACGCAGGCCGCGCTCGGCGCCGATTGGGACGCGCTGTCGCGGCTCAACCCGCGGCTCGTCTACTGTTCGATCTCGGGCTTCGGTCCCGTCGGGCCGGACGCGAAGAAGCTCGGCTACGACCTGCTGATGCAGGGGGCCACGGGGCTGATGTCCACGACCGGCGAGGCCGGCGGGGAGCCGGTGCGCGTCGGTGTGGCCGTCGTCGACCTGGCCACCGGATCCACCGCGGCGGGCGCCGTGCTCGCGGCGCTGTACGCGCGCGAGCGCACGGGACGCGGACAGCGGGTCGATGCCTCGCTGCTCGGCACCGGCGTGGCGTGGATGACCTACGCGGCGCAGAGCTTTTTTGCCACAGGCCGTCAGCCGCGGCCGTCGGGCTCCGGCCATCCGAACCTCGTGCCGTACCAAGCGTTTCAGGGATCCGACGGACGGTGGTTTCTCGTCGCGGTCGGGACCGACGAGCAGTGGAAGCGGTTCTGCCGGGCGCTCGACCTGCCCCACGCGGCCGACGCGCGGCTCGCGACCAACGCGGGCCGCGTCGAGCACCGGCAGGAGTTGATCGCCGACCTCACGCGGCGGTTCGCGGAGGCGCCCGCCGCGGCATGGATCGAGCGCCTCGAGCCGGCCGGCGTGCCAGCGGGTCCGGTGCGCGGTTTAGCCGAGGTCTTCGCGGATCCCCAGGTCGGCGCGCTCGGCCTCGACGTGATGCTGCCGCATCCCGCCTACGGGCCGCTCCGCACCGTGGGCACGGCGTTCCGGTTTTCGGAAACGCCGGCCTCGCTGCGGCTCGCGCCGCCGCTCGTCGGCCAGCACACCGACGAGGTGCTGGCGGAAATCGGCTACGACGCCGGGGAGATCGCGCGCCTGCGCGCCGCGGGCGCGGTGTAG
- a CDS encoding PPOX class F420-dependent oxidoreductase: protein MATQIPEPVRKFFEKPNFAVLATRANGALQATPMWFLYEDGQIVLNSSEGRAKLRNMHKHPEVALAVVDRDNPYQYVQVRGTVTAFDAKSGARDIDRLSQRYNGRPYPYPGGDAPEKRVTIRVTPTKITTQGF, encoded by the coding sequence GTGGCAACCCAGATCCCGGAGCCGGTTCGCAAGTTCTTCGAGAAGCCCAACTTCGCGGTGCTGGCGACCCGCGCGAACGGCGCGCTCCAGGCTACCCCGATGTGGTTTTTGTACGAGGACGGTCAGATCGTCCTCAACAGCTCAGAGGGCCGCGCAAAGCTGCGCAACATGCACAAGCATCCGGAGGTGGCGCTGGCCGTCGTCGATCGCGACAATCCCTATCAGTACGTGCAGGTCCGGGGCACGGTCACGGCCTTTGACGCGAAGAGCGGCGCGCGCGACATCGACCGCCTCTCACAACGGTACAACGGCAGGCCGTATCCCTATCCCGGCGGCGACGCGCCCGAGAAGCGCGTCACGATCCGCGTCACGCCGACCAAGATCACCACACAGGGATTCTAA
- a CDS encoding MerR family transcriptional regulator: MGNFYQIGEVCHVTGLTPRTLHYYDEIGLLVPSERLAGGQRLYTAADLGRIEEIKELRRLLGLSLSEVKRLLDAEDARKRHLVEASKAPDEPARRAALEQALDVTEAQARSVHEKIGQLTAFGQKLERHVRDLRRLLRSNRDGAVPKVKAASATQAAGGEQ, from the coding sequence ATGGGAAACTTCTATCAAATCGGCGAGGTATGTCACGTCACCGGCCTGACGCCCCGTACGCTTCATTATTATGACGAGATCGGACTGCTCGTCCCCAGCGAACGGCTGGCGGGCGGCCAGCGGCTGTATACCGCGGCGGACCTTGGGCGCATCGAAGAGATCAAAGAACTGAGGCGGCTGCTCGGCTTGTCGCTGAGCGAGGTCAAGCGGCTGCTGGACGCGGAGGACGCGCGCAAACGGCACCTCGTCGAGGCGAGCAAAGCGCCCGATGAGCCGGCGCGCCGCGCCGCGCTGGAGCAGGCGCTCGACGTGACCGAGGCCCAGGCGCGGTCCGTGCACGAGAAAATAGGCCAGTTGACGGCGTTCGGACAAAAACTGGAACGGCACGTTCGGGACCTGCGGCGGCTCTTGCGGTCGAACCGGGACGGCGCCGTGCCGAAGGTGAAGGCGGCGTCCGCGACACAGGCGGCGGGAGGCGAGCAGTGA
- a CDS encoding efflux RND transporter periplasmic adaptor subunit, with translation MKRTVWVWVIVAGIVLAAGLVVGRGATPRSSAPASQTGNRRPAPIVVVGHAQRVSLARTLQLTASITSLTQSVIFPKTSGYLLAVTVRPGDAVRAGQVLAQIDHAQLDAQVAQQQATLSASESAVQTAQAQLSAVRAQRVSAEAGVANARAAVVKAQAELADMQATYNRAAELAKQGAIAQQSLDDAKAQVVSAQATLDATRAQVGQAMAQADAARQQEAASASQVKTAQAQAATQTAALENARVQLQYATITAPFAGVVVSRQLDPGAYVAPGTSTSILTIADLDHLDVVLNVGSPDLPMIHKGDPVKILIDAYPGRVFTGAVNRIAGGVDPTTRTLQVEVDIANPQQMLRPGMYATVQLSAGTRQALVVPLSAVQTLGAQHYVWVVEDEKVRQQNVDVGQATGESVEITGGLAPSDTVIFRGADLVRQGQQVRTSPAASAGTP, from the coding sequence GTGAAGCGAACGGTGTGGGTTTGGGTGATCGTCGCGGGCATCGTGCTGGCGGCGGGCCTGGTCGTCGGCCGCGGTGCGACGCCGCGGTCGAGCGCGCCGGCCTCCCAGACGGGGAACCGTCGCCCCGCGCCCATCGTGGTGGTCGGGCACGCGCAGCGCGTCTCGTTGGCGCGGACGCTCCAATTGACGGCGAGCATCACGTCCCTCACTCAGTCGGTGATCTTTCCGAAGACGTCCGGTTACCTCCTGGCCGTGACGGTGCGGCCGGGCGACGCCGTCCGGGCCGGACAGGTTCTGGCGCAGATCGACCACGCGCAGCTCGATGCGCAGGTGGCTCAGCAGCAGGCGACTTTGAGCGCCTCCGAGAGCGCCGTGCAGACCGCGCAGGCCCAACTCTCCGCGGTGCGGGCGCAACGCGTGAGCGCCGAAGCGGGCGTCGCGAACGCACGCGCGGCGGTGGTCAAGGCGCAGGCGGAACTGGCGGACATGCAGGCAACCTACAATCGCGCGGCCGAACTGGCCAAGCAGGGCGCGATCGCGCAGCAGAGCCTCGACGACGCGAAGGCGCAGGTCGTCTCGGCGCAGGCCACGCTGGACGCGACGCGCGCGCAGGTCGGGCAGGCCATGGCGCAGGCCGACGCGGCCCGCCAGCAGGAAGCCGCGTCGGCGTCGCAGGTGAAAACGGCGCAGGCCCAGGCCGCGACGCAGACCGCCGCGCTCGAGAACGCGCGCGTCCAGTTGCAGTACGCTACGATCACCGCGCCGTTTGCCGGCGTGGTCGTCAGCCGGCAGCTCGACCCCGGCGCCTACGTAGCCCCGGGCACGTCGACGTCGATTCTGACGATCGCCGATCTCGACCACCTCGACGTGGTCCTCAACGTCGGCTCGCCCGACCTGCCGATGATCCACAAGGGCGATCCGGTCAAGATCTTGATCGACGCGTATCCCGGCCGGGTGTTCACCGGCGCGGTCAACCGGATCGCGGGCGGCGTGGATCCGACGACGCGAACGCTCCAGGTGGAGGTCGATATCGCCAACCCGCAGCAGATGCTGCGGCCGGGCATGTACGCGACGGTGCAGCTGTCGGCCGGCACGCGGCAGGCGCTCGTCGTGCCGTTGTCCGCGGTGCAGACCCTCGGCGCACAGCACTATGTCTGGGTCGTTGAGGATGAGAAGGTCAGGCAACAGAACGTCGACGTGGGGCAGGCCACCGGTGAGAGCGTCGAGATCACTGGGGGACTCGCGCCCAGCGACACCGTCATCTTCCGCGGCGCCGATCTCGTCCGCCAGGGACAACAGGTCCGCACCTCGCCCGCCGCGTCGGCGGGGACCCCGTGA